The genomic stretch TGGCCTCCAGGTCAAAGCCGGCGCGGGTGCCGTCGGCGTCCATGATGTTCAGGCACAGCTCGCCCGCGCCCAGCGCCTGCCCACGCGCGGCCCACTCCAGCAGGTCCAGCCCCGTATCCACCCGTCCGCCCGCGCGGTAGACGTTCCAGCCGCCGCCGGGACGCCGCTTGGCGTCAATACTCAGCATCACGCACTGCGCGCCGTGGTGGTCGCTGGCTTCCCGGATGAGGTCGGGGCGGGTGATGGCCCCGCTGTTCACGCTGATTTTGTCGGCCCCAGCCAGGAGCAACTGCCGGAAATCCGAGAGGTGGTTCACGCCGCCGCCCACCGTCAGCGGCATCATGACCTGCTCGGCGACCCGCGCGGCCACGTCCAGCATCAGGCTGCGGCCCTCATGGGTGGCGGTGATGTCGTAGAACACCAGTTCGTCGGCCTGCTGCGCCTCGTAGGCCTGGGCTAGCGCCAGGGGGTCCCCGGCGTCGCGGTGGTTCTCAAAAAAACGGACATTCTTGACCACCCGCCCGTTTTGCACGTCCAGGCAGGGGATAATGCGCTTGGTCAACATGCGGACCAGTTTACGCGGCGCGGCGGCGCCCCGGACCGGGCCTGTCAAGAAGACGCCCCCCACATGCGGCGTGAATCCAGCAGCGCTGGACCACTCTTTCTTAAACAATCTTTAACGCTTCCTCATGGTCTTTGCTAGACTCTGGGTCACAGGCCGCTTTCCCTTGTGGACCTGCCGCTGTTCACGCCACCACCATTTTCCTTTTCTTCTTCTCTGCGGTGGATACTGCGCTCGTCTTCTGCCTGGTCGGCGGCGCATTCCGCTCCAACTCAAAGCTGTTGTTTGGGGGGTTTTGTGAGCCGCCATATTCTGCTGATTGACGACAACGCCAACGATGTCGAGCTGGCCCTGACGGCCCTGGGGGACACGGAGACGGCGCCCGCACAGGTGAGTGTGGCCCTGGGGGGCCAGGAAGCCCTGAGGCTGCTGCGCCGGGCCCGCACCGAGGGCGCCCTGCCCGACCTCGTGCTGCTAGACCTGAAGATGCCCCAGATGGACGGCCTGGCGGTGCTCGACGCCATCCGCGCTGAACCGGGCCTGGAAACGCTGCCCGTGGTGATGCTCACGACCAGCGGCGAAGGCCGCGACATCCGCGAGTCGTATGCCCACGGCGCCAGCGGCTACGTGGTCAAGCCGCTGGACTTCACGCAGTTCCGGGAAGCCCTGCGCACCATTCAGGCGTTCTGGACCACGCTCAACCGCGTGCCCCGGCCCTCCTGACCAAACATTCAGACTTCCGGCAGTCTGCCGGCGCCACCCCGTACCCTGACGCTATGCGTGTGTATATCGGCTGTGGAGGGTACAGCAACGAGGACTGGGCCGCGCCTGGCCTGCTGTACGAAGGCGTGCGCAAGGACGACTATCTGGCGACCTACGCCGCGCACTTTGACGCCGTGGAGCTGAACAGTCCCTTCTACGCCATTCCGGGGCTGAAGGCCTTTGAGGGCATGGCGCGCAAAAGTGGCGGTCACACCCGCTTTGCCGTGAAGCTGAACAAGGTCTTTACCCACGACCGCGCTCCCACCGACGCCGACTTTGACCGGATGCTGCAAAGCCCAGAGCCGCTGCGCGAGGCCGGGCTTATGGGGCCGTATCTGGCGCAGTTTCCCTATTCCTTTCACCGCACGGCGGCCAACCGCAAATACCTGCTGGGCCTAGCCGAGCGCTTTGCCGGGCACGAACTGGCCGTCGAGTTCCGGCACACCGAATGGGACAAACCCGAGGTGCGTGAAGGCATGGCCGAACACGGCCTGTTGTGGGTCAGCCCCGATTACCCACCGGCGGGCGGCCTGCCCGAGCCGCAGCTGCACGCCACGGGCGACGTGGGCTACTTGCGCCTGCACGGCCGCAACGCCGGCAGCTGGTGGGAAGGGCAAAGCGCCGCCGAGCGCCACGACTACCGCTACAGCCGCGCTGAACTGGACGAGTGGGCGCAAAAGATTGCCCTGGTGGCCGAAGACCTCTCGGAGCTGTACATCTTTTTCGAGAACACCACCAAAGGCCACGCCCTGAAAAACATTCCGGTGCTGCGCGAGGCCCTGAACGCCCACGGCGTGCCGGTGGCAACACCCGACCCAGCGCAGCGCTCAGGCGAGGACCGGCTGCTTTAAGGCCTCATGCCAGCAGGTCGCGGGCGATAATCAGCTTCTGAATTTCGCTGGTGCCTTCATAGATGCGCAGCAGGCGTTGGTCGCGGTAAAAGCGCTCTAAGGGCGAGTCTTTCATGTAGCCCATGCCGCCGGCCACCTGCACCGCTTGATCGGCCACTTTCGACAGGGCCTCGGTGGCGTGGTACTTGGCCACGCTCGCCATGCGGCGCACGTCCTGGCCCTGGTCGGCCAGCCAGGCCACCTTCTGCCACAGCACGCGGCTGGTCTGCACGGCAATGTCCATCTCGGCCAGCATGAACTGCACCGCCTGAAAGTTGGCGATCGGCTGGCCAAACTGCTCGCGGGTCTGGGCGTGCGCCACCGAGAGGGCCAGCAGGCGCGCCATGGCCCCGGTGGCGCGCGCGGCAATGCCCACCCGGCCCGCGGTCAGGATGCCCAGTGCCTCACGGTAGCCCTGATGTTCGGGGCCCAGCAGGTTGGCGGCCGGGACTTCGGCGTCCTGAAAGATGACCTCGGCGCTCAGGGCGCCCTTCTGGCCCATCTTCTCGTCAATTTTGCCGATGCTGACCCCCGGCGTGGCGTGCGGCTCGACCAGAAAAGCGCTCATGCCGCGCGTGCCCTGGTCGGGGTCCGTGACGGCGATAACGGTCAGCAGGCCCGCAGTGGGCGCGTTGCTGATGTAGTGCTTGGTGCCGTTCAGGACGTAGGTGTCGCCCCGCTTCTGGGCGCGGGTGCGGATGCTGGCGGCGTCCGAGCCGCTGCTGGGCTCGGTCAGGGCAAAGCCGGCAAGGCACTCGCCACTGGCCATGCGGGGCAAAAACCGCGCTTTTTGCTCTGGTGTCCCCAGGCGCACCAGCCCGCCCGTGCCGATGCTGGCATGCGCGCTGATGACCCCGCCAAAGCCCATATGGCCCTGGCCCAGCGCCTCGTAGGCGGCGCAGCGGCCCAGGGTGTTCAGGCCGGCGCCGCCGTACTCTTCTGGAATGCTCAGGCCAAACAGGCCCAGTGCGGCGGCTTCGCGCAGCAGCTCCTGCGGCACGCGGTTGTCGGCCTCGATCTCGTGGGCGCGGGCCTCGACCCGGCGCAGCATGAAGTCGCGGATGGTCGCCTGCAACTCGCGCAGGTCGCTGGGCAGCTCGAAGTCCATGTGCGGCCCAGTGTAGACCTGCTGGCCAGGGCCACCGGCCGGCAGCCATTGACACCCTGCGCCCTCCCCATTAAGCTGTGTGGGCCTGCAAGACGTGGGCGCGCGGTGGGTTTAGCTCAGTCGGTTAGAGCGCCGCTCTGTGGAAGCGGAGGTCGTGGGTTCAAATCCCATAATCCACCCCAGCCGCCCGGCCCCAGGTTTCGCGCCTGGGGCCGGCGCTTTCTTCAGCAGGTACCCACAAGTGTCAGGCAGGCAACCGTGTGCGGGGATGGCGGAATTGGTAGACGCACCAGACTTAGGATCTGGTTCCCGTAGGGAGTGAGGGTTCAAGTCCCTTTCCTCGCACCACACAGCAAAAGAGGCGGCCCTGAACTCCTTTGTTCAGGGCCGCGCCTCTGTCTGCGCCTGCCGCTGCAAATGCACTATGATGCTCGGCGGCATGCCGCGCGCCTGTCCCTCCCCTGGGCATGGCCGCGGCACGGCAGAAGAATCAAGAGGTAATGCGCCTGCCGGCCCTGCCTGGTGCCCTCCGTCCAGCTGGAGGAGGGTCTGGGCAGCCGGAACGCGGCGCAGACGGGAGACCCAATGGCAGAGCTGATGAGCAGAGAAGGCAACAAGGTGGAATTCAAGGTCACGGTGCCCGCCGCCGAAGTGAACCGTGCATATGACCAGGTGTGGGCCGGCCTGGCGCGCGACGTGCGCGTGCCTGGCTTCCGCCCCGGCAAGGCGCCGCGCAAGGTCATCGAAGGCCGCGTGGGCAAGGGCTACGTCGAGCAGGAAGTGCGTGACCGCCTGCTGCAGACCCACTACACCCAGGCCGCCCGCGAACTGAAGCTGAGCCTGGTGGACGCCACCATTGACCCCCAGACCCTGCAAAGCGGTCAGTCCTTTGAATTCATGGTCAAGGGCGAAACCTACCCTGAAGTCAAACTGGCCGACTGGAGCGGGCTGCAGCTCAGCGCCGCCGCTCCTGAAATTACCGACGAGGTCCTGGAGCGCACCCTCAGCGACCTGCGCGAGCGCAACGCCACCTTCGAGAGTGCCGAGCGTCCCATCGAGGCCAGCGATCAGGTCACCATCGAAGAAGAGGGCGAGGACGGCGGCAGCTACCCCGTCTACCTCGACGTGGCCGAGGCGCATGTGCGTGACGCCCTGCTGGGCAAGACCAAGGGCGACACCGTGACCATCACGGTGCCCGCGCACAGCCACGGCGACCATGAACACCCCGAGCACACGGTCACGGTCACGGTGGTGGACGTGAAGACCAAGCAGCTGCAGGAGCTGAACGACGAGTTCGCCAGCAGCCTGAACTTTGATTCGCTGGAGCGTCTGCGCACCGACCTGAAGGCCGAGCTGGAGCGCCGCGCGCAGCAGGAAGGCGACGCTGGCCGCCGCGAAGAGTTCATCACGGCGCTGGTGGAAGGCATGGAAGCCGATATTCCCCAGGCGCTGCTGGACCGCCGCCGCGAGTCTATGATGGAAGAAATCAAGGACGACCTGGGCCGCCAGGGCGTCAAGTGGGACGAGTACGAGAGCTTCATGCAGGAGCAGGGCAAGCTGGACGACTTCCTGGCCGACTTGGGCAAGAACGCCGAGACCCGCGTGAAGCGCGACCTGGTACTGGAGCGCCTGGCCGAGGACCTGAAAGTTCAGGTCAGCGACGCCGAGTTCAACCAGACCATGAACGCGCTGGCGCAGGCCAACGGCCTGAGCGCCGCCGAGTTGAGCAAGCAGCTGGGGCCGAATGGCATCAACTCGTACTACATCAGCCTGACCCGCGAGAAGGGCCTTCAGCAGGCCATGACGCAGCTGGCCGGTGGCCAGAGCGAGCAGGCCAGCACCGCCCAAGCCAACACGGCTGAAGACAGCGCCGAGCCGACTGCACCTGAATCGGCCAGCACCGAGGCGACCGAGCAGGCGGACATCACCGAAAGCTAAGCGGCTGTGGCCGGACCGGGGAAGCGTGCAGGTGGCGCTTCCCCGGTTTCTTTTGGTCCTTCCCACAAACTCTGAACTCGATTCATTGAACAGGCGTTCAAAGAATGTTACGGTGGGTGACATGAGTGATCCTTCTGTCTCGGCCCTGACGGCCCGGCCCAGTCTGGGCGTCACGGCGCTGGGCACCTACGCCCCCGAACGCGTGGTGCCCAACAGTGAATTCGAAACCCGCATGGACACGACGGCCGAGTGGATCGAGTCGCGCACCGGCATCCGCGAGCGGCGCTTTGCTGGGCCCGACCAGTACACCAGCGACCTGGGCGTGCTGGCCGTGCGCGACTTGCTGCGGCGTGACCCGGACGCCCTGCGCGAGGTGGACGCCGTGATCTGCGCCACCGTCAGCCCCGACGCCCTGATGCCCTCTACGGCCGCCCTCATTGCCATGCAGGTGGGCCTGGTGGGCGCGGCGGCCTTTGACCTGAGTACCGCGTGCAGCGGCTTTGTGTACGGCCTGAGCGTGGCCCAGGGCCTGATCCTGGCGGGCAGCGCCCGGCGCGTCCTGGTGGTGGGCGCCGAGGCCCTGAGCAAAATCGTGGATCCGAACGACCGCAACACCGCCATTCTGTTTGGGGACGGCGCGGGCGCGGCGGTGGTCGGGCCGGTGCCTGACGGCTACGGCTTTCAGGAATTTGTGCTGGGGGCCGATGGCAATGGGGGTGCCAGCCTGTACCTGCGCTGCGTGGCGCCGCGCCTGCCGGGCGGCTTTGAGATGTCCCAGTCGGTCGGCATGAACGGCCGTGAGGTGTTCAAGTTCGCCGTGCGGGTGCTGGGTGAAAGCGGCACCCAGGCGCTGGCCAAGAGCGGCCTGACGAGTGCCGACGTGGACTGGGTGATTCCCCATCAGGCCAACGTGCGCATTATCGAGGCCGCGATGGAGCGTTTTGGCCTGCCCATGAGCAAGGCCACCGTGAACCTGGACCGCTACGGCAACACCAGTTCGGCCACGGTGCCGCTGGTGATGCGAGAGGCCATTGACGACGGCCGCATTCAGGACGGTCAGCAGCTGCTGCTGATTGCCTTCGGCGGCGGCCTGTCGTGGGTGGCCGGCACCATGAAGTGGTGGGCAGGGGCGCCCAGCCTGCATTCCCGCACCCCTGAAGAAGTGGGGGCCTGGGCATGACGCCAGACGTGAGAATCGCCGCCCTCTTTCCGGGCCAGGGGTCGCACGCCGTGGGCATGGGGGCTGACCTGGCCGCCACCTTCCCCGAGGCGGCCGAGGTCTACGCCCAGGCTGACGCGGTGCTGCCCGGCCTGCGCGCCCTGATAGAAACCGGGCCGCTGGACGACCTGACCCTGACCGCCAACCAGCAGCCGGCCCTGGTGGCGGCGTCGGTGGCGGCCTACCGGGCGTGGCGGGCCCACACCGGCCTGACCCCTGCCTTCGCGGCGGGGCACTCGCTGGGCGAGTATTCCGCGCTCGTGGCGGCCGACGCCCTGAGTCTGGGAGACGCCCTGCGCCTGACCCGTCAGCGAGGCGAGCTGATGCAGGCGGCGGTGCCCGTGGGCGAGGGCGCCATGAGCGCCGTGATGGGCGACCCGGCTGTGGTGCAGGAGGTCTGCGCCGCACACGCTGGGGTGCAGCCTGCCAACTTCAATGCCCCCACCCAGACCGTGATTTCGGGGACCAGGGCGGCTGTCGAGGCGGCCGGCGCCGAGCTGAAGGCGCGCGGCCTGAAAGCCATTCCGCTCAAGGTCAGCGCGCCCTTTCACTGCACCCTGATGGACCCGGCGGCGCAGGGCCTGGCGCCCGCCCTACACACCGTCCGGTACGCGCCGCCGGCTTTTCCGGTGTACGCCAACGTGACCGCTCAGCCCACTACCGACGCGGCCCCGCTGCCAGACTTGCTGACCCGGCAGATCACGGGTGCTGTGCGCTGGGTCGAGACGATTGAGGCGCTGGCGGCGGCCGGGGCCGAGGTCTTTATCGAGTTTGGCCCTGGTAAGGTTCTGACTGGTCTGGTGGGGCGCATTCTGCCGGGCGCCCGTACGCTCAACGTGGGCACGGTGGAGCAGGTCCAGAGCTTTTCTCTGTGAGCCGCGACGAGCTGCGGCAGGCTCTGGCGGCGCGCACCGAGGAAGTGGCGGCGGTTGTTGAAGCCCTGGAGACGGAAGCTTTCTCCCGTGGGAGAGCTGACCAGTGGTCGCCCGCTCATCACCTGGACCACCTGACCCGGTCGCATAAAGTGCTGGCGATGGCGCTGTCCATGCCGCGGGACCGTTTCGGGTGGGGGACCCGCCCGGTAGGGACGCCAGGGCAAGCCTACGACACCCTCAGAGACGAGTACCTGCGGCGCTTGCGTGAGCAGGGCGTCAAGGCCACAGGCCGCTTTGTGCCGCAGCCGCATGGCGCGCAGTATGAGCAGCTAGACCAGTACCGCCAGTCCGTCGACTTGCTGGCCCATCACCTTATGGCCTATGTGAACGAGGCTGAACTGGACACGGCCACCCTGCCCCACCCGGTGCTGGGAGAGCTGAGTGTGCGTGAGATGCTCCTCTTTACGCTGTACCACAACGAACATCATCTTCGCGGCCTGACCGCACAGGAGCCTCTATGACCGACCTGTCTACCCCGCCTTCCCGCAAAGTCGCCCTGGTCACGGGCAGCAGCCGGGGGCTTGGCCGCGCTATGGCCCTGGGCCTGGCCCGTGCCGGCTTTGACGTGGCTGTGCATTACGGCCGCAATGCTGCTGAGGCCGAGGCGGTGGCCGCCGAGGCCCGTCAGAGTGGCGCCCGCGCCGAGGTCTACGGCGCCGACCTGACCGTCCCCGCCAACGCTGGCACACTGGTCGAAACGGTGATCAAGGAGATGGGCCGACTGGACGTGCTGGTCAACAACGCCGGCATCACCCGCGATACGCTGGCCATTCGCATGAAAGACGAGGACTGGGACGTGGTGCTGCAGACCAACCTTTCCAGCGCCTTTGTGGCCTGCCGCGCTGCCATTAAACACATGATGCGGGCGCGGGCCGGGCGGATTATCAATGTGGCGTCGGTGGTGGGCCTGACGGGCAATCCGGGACAGGCCAACTACGTGGCCAGCAAGGCGGGCCTGATTGGCCTGACCAAGGCGCTGGCCAAGGAGTACGGCGGGCGCGGCATTACTGTGAACGCCATCGCCCCTGGCTTTATCCAGAGCGACATGACGGCGCAGCTGCCGGACAACGTGCAGCAGGCGTACCTGGGCAGCATCCCCCTGTCCCGCTTTGGTCAGCCCGAAGAGGTCGCGTCCCTGGTGGCTTTTCTGGCCAGCGACGGCGCCGCGTACATCACGGGGCAGACGATCGGGGTGGACGGCGGCCTGAATCCCCACTGAGCATATGGAACAGTGAAGGATTGATGGAGAAGGGCCAGAGGACGGCTTCAAAGATGACGTTTGCCGTTTCAATACCTCAGAATTACGTCGAGGACGGCCAGAAAGCCCTCTGGTGTACCGGGATTGACCGTCAGGGCCGGGCCGGGCCAGCCACTGCCTCTTCCTGTTGACCCCTCTTCCCTTGAACTCCGTTCAAAGCCCCGGCCCCTTTTGACGCGCCACGTGTAGACTGGCGCAGACTTCAGCACGCAGGAGGTATGAATTTATGGCGACTTTTGACGATGTGAAAGACGTGATTGTGGACAAGCTGGGTGTGGACGCCGACAAGGTAAGCCCCGAGGCGCGCTTTGTGGAAGACCTGGGCGCCGACAGCCTGGAAACCGTGGAACTGATCATGGGCCTGGAAGACAAGTTCGGGATTACGATCAGTGACGAGGACGCCGAGGGCATCCGTACGGTGCAAAAAGCCGTCGAGTACATCGAAAGCAAGCAGTAAACCCGCCTGTTTTCCCTGAACAGGGACAAGCAGCGAGGACGTGAGGCGGGACGCGGCGCTTGGGTGCCGTTTCCCGCCTCCGATTCATCAGGAGGCACACAGATGGGCGTTTCAGGACTCAAGCGGGTGGTGATTACAGGGCTGGGACCGGTCACGCCCATTGGGGTGGGGGCGGGCGCCTTTGCAGAGGCCCAGCGCGCGGGCCAAAGCGGCATTGCGACCATCACGCGCTTTGACCCGGCCGACGTGGCCAGCAAGATTGCCGGAGAGGTCAAGGGTGACCTTGCGGCCTATGTCGACCCCCGTGAGGCCCGCAAACTTGACCGCTACGTGCAGCTGGCCCTGGCTGGCGCGGCGCTGGCGGTGCAGGACAGTGGGCTCAGTGAAGAAGAACTGCGTGGTGAACGCACCGGCACCCTGCTGGGCAGCGGCATTGGCGGCGTCAAGACCTTTGAAGACCAGGCCGGGATTCTGCATTCGCGTGGCGCGGGGCGCATCAGCCCCATGTTCATTCCCATGCAGATTGCCAACATGGCCACCGGGCATGTGGCGATGCAGTACGGCGCCACTGGCCCCAGCAGCACGGTGGTCACGGCCTGCGCCACGGGCACGGGCGCGATTGGCGACGCGGCGCGCTACATCCAACTGGGCCTGGCCGACACCATGATTGCGGGCGGCAGCGAGGCGGCCATCACGCCGATTGCCATCGGCGGCTTTTCCAACATGAAGGCTCTGTCCACCCGCAACGACGAACCCGAACTTGCCAGCCGGCCCTTTTCCGCCACCCGCGACGGCTTCGTGCTGGGCGAGGGTGCGGGCGTGGTGATCCTTGAAGAGTACGAGAAGGCCAAGGCGCGCGGCGCGACCATCTACGCCGAGGTGGTGGGTTACGGCACCAGCGCGGACGCCTACCACATCACCATGCCGGCGCCCGAAGGCCGGGGGGCCCAGGTCGCCATGCGTATGGCCCTGGCCACCGCTGGCGTAAACCCTGATCAGGTGGGCTACATCAACGCGCACGGCACCAGCACATACTTTAATGACCTGCACGAAACCCAGGGTATCAAGGCGGTGTTTGGCGATCAGGCGGCCAAACTGGCCATCAGCTCCACCAAGAGCATGACCGGGCATCTGCTGGGCGCGGCGGGAGCCATTGAGGCGATTGCGGTGGCGCAGGCCCTGAAAGATGGGATTTTGCCGCCCACCATTAACCTAACCGACCCAGACCCCGCGCTGGACCTGGATTACATCCCCGAGGGGGCCCGCGAGGCCCAGGTGGAGTACGCCCTAAGCAACTCGTTTGCCTTTGGCGGCCAGAACGCGGCCCTGCTGTTCAAGCGGGTGTAAGGACCAAGAAAGCCGCGCCCAGTGATCGACCTGGGCGCGGCGGTGCTGTTCTGGCTTTAGAGGCCTCGGTCACCGTCGCCGTGCACCTGATGCTGTAACTCGCTGGTCTCGCCGGAAGGCAGGTCGCCAGGGCGCTGGCTGACGTGGGGCGGGCCTTTCTCGCTGGGGGGCGTGTAGCCGGGGTTGGGGTCAATGCTGCTCAGGCGAGCTTCGGTGGCCGTGGCGGTCGAAGCGTTGATGCCCAGGCCAGAGGAAGGCACCAAGGCGTCTAGATTCTCGCCGCCCAGGCCTGCGACCGTCTGGGCGCCGGCAAATTCAGCGTCCTGGGGTTCGTGTTCCAT from Deinococcus betulae encodes the following:
- the fabG gene encoding 3-oxoacyl-[acyl-carrier-protein] reductase codes for the protein MTDLSTPPSRKVALVTGSSRGLGRAMALGLARAGFDVAVHYGRNAAEAEAVAAEARQSGARAEVYGADLTVPANAGTLVETVIKEMGRLDVLVNNAGITRDTLAIRMKDEDWDVVLQTNLSSAFVACRAAIKHMMRARAGRIINVASVVGLTGNPGQANYVASKAGLIGLTKALAKEYGGRGITVNAIAPGFIQSDMTAQLPDNVQQAYLGSIPLSRFGQPEEVASLVAFLASDGAAYITGQTIGVDGGLNPH
- the acpP gene encoding acyl carrier protein, encoding MATFDDVKDVIVDKLGVDADKVSPEARFVEDLGADSLETVELIMGLEDKFGITISDEDAEGIRTVQKAVEYIESKQ
- a CDS encoding DinB family protein, which codes for MSRDELRQALAARTEEVAAVVEALETEAFSRGRADQWSPAHHLDHLTRSHKVLAMALSMPRDRFGWGTRPVGTPGQAYDTLRDEYLRRLREQGVKATGRFVPQPHGAQYEQLDQYRQSVDLLAHHLMAYVNEAELDTATLPHPVLGELSVREMLLFTLYHNEHHLRGLTAQEPL
- a CDS encoding DUF72 domain-containing protein codes for the protein MRVYIGCGGYSNEDWAAPGLLYEGVRKDDYLATYAAHFDAVELNSPFYAIPGLKAFEGMARKSGGHTRFAVKLNKVFTHDRAPTDADFDRMLQSPEPLREAGLMGPYLAQFPYSFHRTAANRKYLLGLAERFAGHELAVEFRHTEWDKPEVREGMAEHGLLWVSPDYPPAGGLPEPQLHATGDVGYLRLHGRNAGSWWEGQSAAERHDYRYSRAELDEWAQKIALVAEDLSELYIFFENTTKGHALKNIPVLREALNAHGVPVATPDPAQRSGEDRLL
- the tig gene encoding trigger factor, translated to MAELMSREGNKVEFKVTVPAAEVNRAYDQVWAGLARDVRVPGFRPGKAPRKVIEGRVGKGYVEQEVRDRLLQTHYTQAARELKLSLVDATIDPQTLQSGQSFEFMVKGETYPEVKLADWSGLQLSAAAPEITDEVLERTLSDLRERNATFESAERPIEASDQVTIEEEGEDGGSYPVYLDVAEAHVRDALLGKTKGDTVTITVPAHSHGDHEHPEHTVTVTVVDVKTKQLQELNDEFASSLNFDSLERLRTDLKAELERRAQQEGDAGRREEFITALVEGMEADIPQALLDRRRESMMEEIKDDLGRQGVKWDEYESFMQEQGKLDDFLADLGKNAETRVKRDLVLERLAEDLKVQVSDAEFNQTMNALAQANGLSAAELSKQLGPNGINSYYISLTREKGLQQAMTQLAGGQSEQASTAQANTAEDSAEPTAPESASTEATEQADITES
- the fabF gene encoding beta-ketoacyl-ACP synthase II — its product is MGVSGLKRVVITGLGPVTPIGVGAGAFAEAQRAGQSGIATITRFDPADVASKIAGEVKGDLAAYVDPREARKLDRYVQLALAGAALAVQDSGLSEEELRGERTGTLLGSGIGGVKTFEDQAGILHSRGAGRISPMFIPMQIANMATGHVAMQYGATGPSSTVVTACATGTGAIGDAARYIQLGLADTMIAGGSEAAITPIAIGGFSNMKALSTRNDEPELASRPFSATRDGFVLGEGAGVVILEEYEKAKARGATIYAEVVGYGTSADAYHITMPAPEGRGAQVAMRMALATAGVNPDQVGYINAHGTSTYFNDLHETQGIKAVFGDQAAKLAISSTKSMTGHLLGAAGAIEAIAVAQALKDGILPPTINLTDPDPALDLDYIPEGAREAQVEYALSNSFAFGGQNAALLFKRV
- a CDS encoding acyl-CoA dehydrogenase family protein, whose product is MDFELPSDLRELQATIRDFMLRRVEARAHEIEADNRVPQELLREAAALGLFGLSIPEEYGGAGLNTLGRCAAYEALGQGHMGFGGVISAHASIGTGGLVRLGTPEQKARFLPRMASGECLAGFALTEPSSGSDAASIRTRAQKRGDTYVLNGTKHYISNAPTAGLLTVIAVTDPDQGTRGMSAFLVEPHATPGVSIGKIDEKMGQKGALSAEVIFQDAEVPAANLLGPEHQGYREALGILTAGRVGIAARATGAMARLLALSVAHAQTREQFGQPIANFQAVQFMLAEMDIAVQTSRVLWQKVAWLADQGQDVRRMASVAKYHATEALSKVADQAVQVAGGMGYMKDSPLERFYRDQRLLRIYEGTSEIQKLIIARDLLA
- a CDS encoding response regulator, whose translation is MSRHILLIDDNANDVELALTALGDTETAPAQVSVALGGQEALRLLRRARTEGALPDLVLLDLKMPQMDGLAVLDAIRAEPGLETLPVVMLTTSGEGRDIRESYAHGASGYVVKPLDFTQFREALRTIQAFWTTLNRVPRPS
- the hisF gene encoding imidazole glycerol phosphate synthase subunit HisF, encoding MLTKRIIPCLDVQNGRVVKNVRFFENHRDAGDPLALAQAYEAQQADELVFYDITATHEGRSLMLDVAARVAEQVMMPLTVGGGVNHLSDFRQLLLAGADKISVNSGAITRPDLIREASDHHGAQCVMLSIDAKRRPGGGWNVYRAGGRVDTGLDLLEWAARGQALGAGELCLNIMDADGTRAGFDLEATRAVARAVDIPVIASGGAGRLEDFRDVLSGGPAGGHADAALAASVFHFGELTVPQVKTYLKGEGLAVRPEWREGSGQW
- a CDS encoding beta-ketoacyl-ACP synthase III, giving the protein MSDPSVSALTARPSLGVTALGTYAPERVVPNSEFETRMDTTAEWIESRTGIRERRFAGPDQYTSDLGVLAVRDLLRRDPDALREVDAVICATVSPDALMPSTAALIAMQVGLVGAAAFDLSTACSGFVYGLSVAQGLILAGSARRVLVVGAEALSKIVDPNDRNTAILFGDGAGAAVVGPVPDGYGFQEFVLGADGNGGASLYLRCVAPRLPGGFEMSQSVGMNGREVFKFAVRVLGESGTQALAKSGLTSADVDWVIPHQANVRIIEAAMERFGLPMSKATVNLDRYGNTSSATVPLVMREAIDDGRIQDGQQLLLIAFGGGLSWVAGTMKWWAGAPSLHSRTPEEVGAWA
- the fabD gene encoding ACP S-malonyltransferase, which produces MTPDVRIAALFPGQGSHAVGMGADLAATFPEAAEVYAQADAVLPGLRALIETGPLDDLTLTANQQPALVAASVAAYRAWRAHTGLTPAFAAGHSLGEYSALVAADALSLGDALRLTRQRGELMQAAVPVGEGAMSAVMGDPAVVQEVCAAHAGVQPANFNAPTQTVISGTRAAVEAAGAELKARGLKAIPLKVSAPFHCTLMDPAAQGLAPALHTVRYAPPAFPVYANVTAQPTTDAAPLPDLLTRQITGAVRWVETIEALAAAGAEVFIEFGPGKVLTGLVGRILPGARTLNVGTVEQVQSFSL